Genomic segment of Malus domestica chromosome 15, GDT2T_hap1:
ttttttttttttttctgaaaaaataaaaacaaaaaataaaaaacttgctcgtgttttttcttttggcctgaAAAGAAAGAACTTATTGTCCCTTGTGTATTTTGATACCAATAACATATAGGTACGAGTCGCAGTTTATCCAAGATATTGTTGAAGCGATTGGAAATAAACTAGACTACATGACGAATAGGAGATTAAGAGTTGAGCCCTATGTGATTGGAAGAGATTATCATGTGAAAAGACTAAACATGTGGCTGGAAGATGGATCAAATGATGTTGGAGTAGCTGTCATCCATGGAATGGGTGGAATAGGCAAGACCACCATTGCAAAAATTGCTTATAACCAGAACTTGTATAAATTTCAAGCTAGCAGCTTTCTTTCAGATATTAGGGAAACTTCCAAACAAGCCAATGGTTTTGTTCACTTGCAAAGGAACCTTCTTTCAGATATCCAAAAGAGGAAATTGAACAAAATATACAGCATTGATGAAGGAATAGTCAAGATCGAACGGGCTGTACGTTGCAAAAGAGTTCTTATTGTTCTTGATGATGTGGAGAACTCGGAACAGTTCAGTGCAATAATTGGAATGCGAGACTGGTTCCATCCTGGatgtaaaattataataacaacTAGGCATGAACATTTGTTAAAGGCTCATGAAGTTGTAAGGTTTAAGGTTGAAGGATTGCATGAGGATGAATCACTTGAGCTTTTCAGTTGGCATGCCTTTCGACAACCCCATCCTCAAGAAGGTTATATGGAGCTTTCAAGACCCGTGGTTGAACATTGTGGAGGGGTTCCATTAGCTCTTCAAGTTCTGGGATCTTCTCTATATGGAAAAACAATTGATGTATGGAAAAATGCACTACACAACTTAGACGTGATTTCTGAGGGGAAAATTCAAAAGATTCTTGCCATAAGCTTTGATTCTTTACAAGATCATGATAAACGTTTATTCCTGCATATAGCCTGTTTCTTCGTGGGAAAGGACAAGGATTTTACAACTACAATCCTTGACGAATGTGATTTTTCTACAGAGGTTGGACTTCAACATCTGGTTGATAGATGTCTTGTGGAAATTAATGTCCACAACAAGTTAACCATGCATCAATTACTTCAAGACATGGGAAGGGCAATAATTCGTGAAGAATCACCTGAGGACCCTGGAAGACGCACTAGACTGTGGCATAAAGATGCATTTAACGTTTTGAGAAAATTAGCGGTAAGAAACATGATCTTTATCTGTATATATTTGCAATGGTATTCTGCATGTGACTAGTAACTTATCCAATGCTCTTATTTGTTAGCAGGGTACGAGAACTATCAAGGGCCTCGTGCTTAACTTTCCCTCAACAGAGTCATCTCCAGTATTAAATGAGGTAGGTTTCGAAACAAAGGCATTTACAGAGATGCTCAATCTTGAACTACTTCTGCTTGATAATGTAAAGTTGAGTGGAAGCTATGAAGATTTTCCAAAAAATTTAATATGGCTATCTTGGCGAGGATTCTCTTTAAAATCAATACCAGCCaatttttgtttggaaaatctAGTTGTTCTTGACTTACGGAAGAGCAGTCTGCAACATGTTTGGAAAGGAACCAGGGTATgttctaatctctctctctctctctctcaaaatacACACaatcaaaaataattttcagtGAAATTTAACTGTGTATTCATAGCAACTAATGACTTCTCTTTGACACAGTTTCTTACAAGATTGAAAATTCTTAATCTCAGTCATTCGCATGGCCTTAGGACAACATCTGACTTGTCCGGACTCCCTAACCTTGAGAAACTAATTCTTAAGGATTGCATTAATTTGATTGATGTTGATGAATCCATTGGAAACTTGGGGAAACTTATTTTCTTGAATCTAAAAGACTGCAAAAGTCTTATGAAGCTTCCAAAAAGAATGAACATGTTGAGGTCTCTTGAGGAACTTATTCTTACTGGTTGCCCAAAGCTTGTTCTTCATGACAGTGCCACAGTTATTCATTTACACTCTACATCTAGGGATATGAATAAACTTAGACTGTTATCAATTATATCATGGACACCAATCAGGTATTGGTGGATGTGGGCATGGCCGGGAAAGACTCTTCAATCAATGAGTTTCTCTCTGGCAAGTTTACCCCGTTTTTTGGGAAGCTTAAGTTTGTCTTACTGCAACATGTCAGAGGTTCCCAACGATCTGTGTACACTATCTTCGTTGAAGCATTTGAATCTAATTGGTAACCCAATTTTGTGCTTACCACAAAAAATGAAGAGTCTTATTATGCTCGAGACTCTTTTGTTAGATAATTGCACAAACCTCGAAATTCTTCCAGAGCTCCCACCAAGGTTGAAGAGGTTAGAAGCAAAATATTGTAcatcattgaaaagattaacaAATTTACCAAACTTATTCAGATCATTGCAATCACTTTTTTGGGGTTGTGAGCATTTAGTTGAAGTTGAAAGCTTGTTGAATAAAAAACCGCTGAGAAGCGCTGACATAGAAATGACAAGATATATGGACCTGTTCAATTTGAAATCCATATCAAGCACTGATGTCGAAATGATCAACTACTTGACCGGTACAACCAGGAAGGCTCCTGTCCAGGTCTTTCTCTGTCTCCTCTCTCATGTATAGTTCTAATTATTATATCTATGAACTAGTTGGGCCTAACTGTTTGAATAGTTAAATTTGAATTGTAGATTCTTGATGAAACAGGTACTCTATGAATGTGGCATATATAGCATTTTCTTTCATGGAAGCAAGATTCCAGATGGATTTAGCTTCACAACAAGATACAGATCTGTGCTGTCAGTTATTGCACCTTCACATCCTAATCCCAAAATCCGAGGCTTGAATTCATGTGTTTTATATGCAAGAGAACCAGGCTTGGTTATTGATGACTATCTTGTTAGTGCTATGCATTTGATTAAGGTCAGTAATCAGACCAAGGGTCTTATGTGGACCTATTCTCCAGTCACAGTAGGTTTTCCAACTGAGACGGAAGATATGCTATGGCTAAGCCATTTTCGATTTGTAAACAATGAATTGGAGTATGGGGACGAAATACGTGTTTCGGTGGAGATGCATGATTTTCGGATAAAGGAGTTCGGAATCCAGCTTGTGTACGAGCAGGAAATGTCTCCTAGTAGCCAGAATAATGTTGTTGCTGGAGATGTGTCAATGTCAACATCAGAGTACCAAATGTGGACAGGAAAATACTTTCTCAGTAATCATAGGCACCGTACTCATCAGGCTCAATTCCGAATGAGACAGGAGAATCCAGCACATAATGAATTTTCATTTGGGCCAGAGCAtcaggttcataacttattcaagGCCCAAGGACCATtggaaaatattgtgagaggaTGTCCAGCAGATTCCCCATCTGCTTCTCGTCACCTGTTTTGGCGAAAATGAAGAGAAACATTCTCAATTCTTTATCCAACATCAGTCATTTATGGTTGGAAAGAAGGATCAGCATCATTTTCCTTGGTGAGTACCGTCTTTTTGTTCTTTGTTGTTCTCTCGTTCTGATAATATACTCGTGGCTTTGTTGGATTTGTTGCTTTTTGCTTATTGTCATAAAGAccaatcaaggaaacaaaaccgGAACATTCCTCATGAGTCTGCAGATGAAGTTTTAAACCCCCTATAGAGCAAAACCAATCTGAGCGTATTTCTCATCTGTTATGGCTCGGTCCTTTTATAGCTGATATTGGTGCACAAACTCCCTTTTTCTATATTTTCAGAGAAAGTCTGCAAAACTTAAATCCTATAGTTCCTTTTCTGCCTTTTTCTACTATAGTACTACTCCTTCCGATAATAATCCTAGCGGCCCAAAATTATATATTCCAACTTTAAATCCCAATTAAGGTGCTATAGTTGGTTTTTTATGTTTATGCTCACTAGAAACCTCATTGATCTACAACGAACAAACAACTACCGTATAGATcatgctttcttaatttttggcTCCACTTACAGCTGGTGCGAGGGACCTCTGCGCGTTAACTATGTGCCAGTCTGGGTCCATTTAGTGTGCGTTAACTATGGGCACGACCTAACGAGGGACCTGAGATATTCAAGAACCCTTACCGAGTACCAGAAAATATGAATTTTGCAAGTCATAATGTATTACTGTAAACTTTTCTTATTTTACAACCTAAATCCATTCATATTAGCAAccttttcttattcttttatgCCTTCAGTTTTGAAATCGCGCAATCAACAAATTATTAAAAATGTGTACATGACACTAATTTCTTAAGGATTGCCAAAGCAATCAGATTCGAAAAAACTAAAACGGACAAAAAACGCacaaataacttaaaaatcCATATTGACAAAATCTAGAATAAACTGAAACAACTAAAATCCTAAATTAATCCATAAACCTAAATCATGACTGCCACCGTGAATTGAAGTTGTGTCATGACAGAACCGATCGCGTTCAAGTGATAATAGTCCGTAGAAACAATCAGCGAATCTGTAGAAGATTTGTTCACCACAAATACTTATTATTTTCCCGtgaccaaaataaaaaagaacgaGAGTAGAGGCCAGTGTGAGATCCTAAGAATTTATTATCGAAGAAGCGAAATTTATTTTCTActccatttcatttatttttgtttttatttaattttacttgatcaccgtgTGCAGAGTTAATTTTTTCACCGACTCAGAGTCTGGGAcgtgacagaatggtatcaaAGCATATGTATTAGACAACCTTGGACAACCTGTGGTGTCATTTGAATATTAGCTTTAAAGGAACCAGAGCCTGGCTACTTAGAACTTTGTATTTTAGTGGAATGTTGATTGATTTATGGAATAAGAAATACAATATAGTATGCTAAGAAACTTGTACAAAGATACCCACAATTTTCTTGGGAGTTTATGTGTGTTCGACTAAGTACTAGATATGAACACACGTAATTAGCCGCTTAAGATTTCGAAATCGACTTGTCAAATTACATGAATCCTTACTCTACATACAACCATGAA
This window contains:
- the LOC103414728 gene encoding disease resistance protein RPV1-like isoform X2, which gives rise to MSTEQQKNASSSSYRCTYDAFLSFRGTDTRKGFTDHLYSALESAGIHTFRDDDEIERGANIEQELQTAIQESRVSVIVFSKDYASSRWCLNELAVIMERKRTDGHMVIPVFYDVEPSDVRKQTGSFAESFTRHEERFKDEIDKVEEWRRALRDVADLGGMVLRERYESQFIQDIVEAIGNKLDYMTNRRLRVEPYVIGRDYHVKRLNMWLEDGSNDVGVAVIHGMGGIGKTTIAKIAYNQNLYKFQASSFLSDIRETSKQANGFVHLQRNLLSDIQKRKLNKIYSIDEGIVKIERAVRCKRVLIVLDDVENSEQFSAIIGMRDWFHPGCKIIITTRHEHLLKAHEVVRFKVEGLHEDESLELFSWHAFRQPHPQEGYMELSRPVVEHCGGVPLALQVLGSSLYGKTIDVWKNALHNLDVISEGKIQKILAISFDSLQDHDKRLFLHIACFFVGKDKDFTTTILDECDFSTEVGLQHLVDRCLVEINVHNKLTMHQLLQDMGRAIIREESPEDPGRRTRLWHKDAFNVLRKLAGTRTIKGLVLNFPSTESSPVLNEVGFETKAFTEMLNLELLLLDNVKLSGSYEDFPKNLIWLSWRGFSLKSIPANFCLENLVVLDLRKSSLQHVWKGTRFLTRLKILNLSHSHGLRTTSDLSGLPNLEKLILKDCINLIDVDESIGNLGKLIFLNLKDCKSLMKLPKRMNMLRSLEELILTGCPKLVLHDSATVIHLHSTSRDMNKLRLLSIISWTPIRYWWMWAWPGKTLQSMSFSLASLPRFLGSLSLSYCNMSEVPNDLCTLSSLKHLNLIGNPILCLPQKMKSLIMLETLLLDNCTNLEILPELPPRLKRLEAKYCTSLKRLTNLPNLFRSLQSLFWGCEHLVEVESLLNKKPLRSADIEMTRYMDLFNLKSISSTDVEMINYLTGTTRKAPVQVLYECGIYSIFFHGSKIPDGFSFTTRYRSVLSVIAPSHPNPKIRGLNSCVLYAREPGLVIDDYLVSAMHLIKVSNQTKGLMWTYSPVTVGFPTETEDMLWLSHFRFVNNELEYGDEIRVSVEMHDFRIKEFGIQLVYEQEMSPSSQNNVVAGDVSMSTSEYQMWTGKYFLSNHRHRTHQAQFRMRQENPAHNEFSFGPEHQVHNLFKAQGPLENIVRGCPADSPSASRHLFWRK
- the LOC103414728 gene encoding disease resistance protein RPV1-like isoform X1, with the translated sequence MSTEQQKNASSSSYRCTYDAFLSFRGTDTRKGFTDHLYSALESAGIHTFRDDDEIERGANIEQELQTAIQESRVSVIVFSKDYASSRWCLNELAVIMERKRTDGHMVIPVFYDVEPSDVRKQTGSFAESFTRHEERFKDEIDKVEEWRRALRDVADLGGMVLRERYESQFIQDIVEAIGNKLDYMTNRRLRVEPYVIGRDYHVKRLNMWLEDGSNDVGVAVIHGMGGIGKTTIAKIAYNQNLYKFQASSFLSDIRETSKQANGFVHLQRNLLSDIQKRKLNKIYSIDEGIVKIERAVRCKRVLIVLDDVENSEQFSAIIGMRDWFHPGCKIIITTRHEHLLKAHEVVRFKVEGLHEDESLELFSWHAFRQPHPQEGYMELSRPVVEHCGGVPLALQVLGSSLYGKTIDVWKNALHNLDVISEGKIQKILAISFDSLQDHDKRLFLHIACFFVGKDKDFTTTILDECDFSTEVGLQHLVDRCLVEINVHNKLTMHQLLQDMGRAIIREESPEDPGRRTRLWHKDAFNVLRKLAQGTRTIKGLVLNFPSTESSPVLNEVGFETKAFTEMLNLELLLLDNVKLSGSYEDFPKNLIWLSWRGFSLKSIPANFCLENLVVLDLRKSSLQHVWKGTRFLTRLKILNLSHSHGLRTTSDLSGLPNLEKLILKDCINLIDVDESIGNLGKLIFLNLKDCKSLMKLPKRMNMLRSLEELILTGCPKLVLHDSATVIHLHSTSRDMNKLRLLSIISWTPIRYWWMWAWPGKTLQSMSFSLASLPRFLGSLSLSYCNMSEVPNDLCTLSSLKHLNLIGNPILCLPQKMKSLIMLETLLLDNCTNLEILPELPPRLKRLEAKYCTSLKRLTNLPNLFRSLQSLFWGCEHLVEVESLLNKKPLRSADIEMTRYMDLFNLKSISSTDVEMINYLTGTTRKAPVQVLYECGIYSIFFHGSKIPDGFSFTTRYRSVLSVIAPSHPNPKIRGLNSCVLYAREPGLVIDDYLVSAMHLIKVSNQTKGLMWTYSPVTVGFPTETEDMLWLSHFRFVNNELEYGDEIRVSVEMHDFRIKEFGIQLVYEQEMSPSSQNNVVAGDVSMSTSEYQMWTGKYFLSNHRHRTHQAQFRMRQENPAHNEFSFGPEHQVHNLFKAQGPLENIVRGCPADSPSASRHLFWRK
- the LOC103414728 gene encoding disease resistance protein RPV1-like isoform X3, producing the protein MSTEQQKNASSSSYRCTYDAFLSFRGTDTRKGFTDHLYSALESAGIHTFRDDDEIERGANIEQELQTAIQESRVSVIVFSKDYASSRWCLNELAVIMERKRTDGHMVIPVFYDVEPSDVRKQTGSFAESFTRHEERFKDEIDKVEEWRRALRDVADLGGMVLRERYESQFIQDIVEAIGNKLDYMTNRRLRVEPYVIGRDYHVKRLNMWLEDGSNDVGVAVIHGMGGIGKTTIAKIAYNQNLYKFQASSFLSDIRETSKQANGFVHLQRNLLSDIQKRKLNKIYSIDEGIVKIERAVRCKRVLIVLDDVENSEQFSAIIGMRDWFHPGCKIIITTRHEHLLKAHEVVRFKVEGLHEDESLELFSWHAFRQPHPQEGYMELSRPVVEHCGGVPLALQVLGSSLYGKTIDVWKNALHNLDVISEGKIQKILAISFDSLQDHDKRLFLHIACFFVGKDKDFTTTILDECDFSTEVGLQHLVDRCLVEINVHNKLTMHQLLQDMGRAIIREESPEDPGRRTRLWHKDAFNVLRKLAQGTRTIKGLVLNFPSTESSPVLNEVGFETKAFTEMLNLELLLLDNVKLSGSYEDFPKNLIWLSWRGFSLKSIPANFCLENLVVLDLRKSSLQHVWKGTRFLTRLKILNLSHSHGLRTTSDLSGLPNLEKLILKDCINLIDVDESIGNLGKLIFLNLKDCKSLMKLPKRMNMLRSLEELILTGCPKLVLHDSATVIHLHSTSRDMNKLRLLSIISWTPIRYWWMWAWPGKTLQSMSFSLASLPRFLGSLSLSYCNMSEVPNDLCTLSSLKHLNLIGNPILCLPQKMKSLIMLETLLLDNCTNLEILPELPPRLKRLEAKYCTSLKRLTNLPNLFRSLQSLFWGCEHLVEVESLLNKKPLRSADIEMTRYMDLFNLKSISSTDVEMINYLTGTTRKAPVQILDETGTL
- the LOC103414728 gene encoding disease resistance protein RPV1-like isoform X4, which gives rise to MSTEQQKNASSSSYRCTYDAFLSFRGTDTRKGFTDHLYSALESAGIHTFRDDDEIERGANIEQELQTAIQESRVSVIVFSKDYASSRWCLNELAVIMERKRTDGHMVIPVFYDVEPSDVRKQTGSFAESFTRHEERFKDEIDKVEEWRRALRDVADLGGMVLRERYESQFIQDIVEAIGNKLDYMTNRRLRVEPYVIGRDYHVKRLNMWLEDGSNDVGVAVIHGMGGIGKTTIAKIAYNQNLYKFQASSFLSDIRETSKQANGFVHLQRNLLSDIQKRKLNKIYSIDEGIVKIERAVRCKRVLIVLDDVENSEQFSAIIGMRDWFHPGCKIIITTRHEHLLKAHEVVRFKVEGLHEDESLELFSWHAFRQPHPQEGYMELSRPVVEHCGGVPLALQVLGSSLYGKTIDVWKNALHNLDVISEGKIQKILAISFDSLQDHDKRLFLHIACFFVGKDKDFTTTILDECDFSTEVGLQHLVDRCLVEINVHNKLTMHQLLQDMGRAIIREESPEDPGRRTRLWHKDAFNVLRKLAGTRTIKGLVLNFPSTESSPVLNEVGFETKAFTEMLNLELLLLDNVKLSGSYEDFPKNLIWLSWRGFSLKSIPANFCLENLVVLDLRKSSLQHVWKGTRFLTRLKILNLSHSHGLRTTSDLSGLPNLEKLILKDCINLIDVDESIGNLGKLIFLNLKDCKSLMKLPKRMNMLRSLEELILTGCPKLVLHDSATVIHLHSTSRDMNKLRLLSIISWTPIRYWWMWAWPGKTLQSMSFSLASLPRFLGSLSLSYCNMSEVPNDLCTLSSLKHLNLIGNPILCLPQKMKSLIMLETLLLDNCTNLEILPELPPRLKRLEAKYCTSLKRLTNLPNLFRSLQSLFWGCEHLVEVESLLNKKPLRSADIEMTRYMDLFNLKSISSTDVEMINYLTGTTRKAPVQILDETGTL